The following proteins come from a genomic window of Candidatus Thiodiazotropha sp. CDECU1:
- a CDS encoding TolC family outer membrane protein, giving the protein MVGSFLTKSGLVALLLVVFGPAYALNLRTAVEHAIKTNPEVLVESSQHLSRLEELGQARSGYKPSIDLNAAAGYERTDNNTTRASGDDYRSLTRKEASLTLSQMLFDGFATQSEVDRQNARVEAQRKVLESASEKLGLKAVETYIQVLLHRDLMALSSENLQAHARIYDQVELRSRSGVGRNSDLAQIKGRRASASANMLSDEVNLKDAETNFLRVVGLLPKSLEQIDPALESLPPTQDEAIQLALESHPTLMSANADVAAAMAQYKASKSAHYPRFDLEVGARYGDDLDGVEGRDDDVTAMLRMRYNLFAGGKDQARNRQTAHLVNEAKEIRNNTYRQVVESIRLSWSAYDVTQKQLVYQQEHVVASEKARDAYAKQFNLGKRSLLDLLDSENELYEAKREKTKTWYDHQFSQHRLLVGINKLKVHLGIVLPETNDDGDELHKAYSGVADKSAILEEVAPLRSVLQEPVSLQ; this is encoded by the coding sequence ATGGTTGGCAGTTTTTTAACGAAGTCTGGTTTGGTGGCGTTGTTGCTTGTGGTGTTTGGCCCGGCGTACGCCTTGAATCTGCGTACAGCGGTCGAGCATGCGATCAAAACGAATCCTGAGGTTCTGGTTGAGTCCAGCCAGCATCTGTCCCGGCTTGAGGAGTTGGGCCAGGCACGGTCCGGCTATAAGCCATCTATCGACTTGAATGCTGCAGCAGGCTATGAGCGGACTGATAACAATACTACCCGGGCCAGTGGTGATGACTATCGTTCCCTGACCCGCAAGGAGGCCAGTTTGACCCTGAGCCAGATGCTGTTTGACGGATTCGCCACCCAGAGTGAGGTGGATCGGCAAAACGCAAGGGTTGAAGCACAGCGAAAAGTGCTTGAGAGCGCCAGTGAAAAACTCGGATTGAAAGCTGTAGAGACCTATATACAGGTTCTGTTGCATCGAGACCTGATGGCGCTTTCATCGGAAAACCTCCAGGCTCATGCAAGGATCTATGATCAGGTGGAGCTGCGCAGCAGATCCGGTGTTGGCAGAAACTCAGATTTGGCGCAGATCAAAGGTCGTCGCGCTTCTGCCTCTGCGAATATGTTATCGGACGAGGTGAATCTCAAGGATGCAGAGACGAACTTTCTACGTGTTGTAGGCCTGCTGCCAAAATCCCTCGAGCAAATTGATCCCGCACTTGAATCCCTGCCACCCACCCAGGATGAGGCCATCCAGCTTGCACTTGAAAGCCATCCGACATTGATGTCTGCGAATGCCGATGTGGCTGCCGCCATGGCCCAGTACAAGGCGTCTAAAAGTGCTCACTATCCACGTTTTGATCTTGAAGTGGGGGCAAGGTACGGTGATGACCTGGACGGTGTGGAAGGGCGCGATGACGATGTCACGGCAATGCTTCGCATGCGATACAATCTGTTCGCAGGCGGTAAGGACCAGGCGCGTAACAGGCAGACTGCCCATTTGGTCAACGAGGCCAAGGAGATTCGCAACAATACCTATCGCCAGGTTGTCGAGAGCATCAGATTGTCATGGTCGGCCTACGATGTCACTCAGAAGCAGCTGGTATATCAGCAGGAGCATGTGGTTGCCAGTGAAAAGGCTCGCGATGCCTATGCCAAGCAGTTCAATCTCGGTAAGCGTTCGTTACTCGATTTGCTGGACTCGGAGAATGAGTTATATGAGGCAAAAAGGGAGAAAACAAAAACCTGGTACGACCACCAATTCTCCCAGCATCGTCTACTGGTCGGTATCAACAAGTTGAAAGTTCATCTCGGAATTGTACTGCCGGAAACCAATGATGATGGTGATGAGCTGCATAAGGCCTACAGCGGTGTCGCTGATAAAAGTGCGATTTTGGAAGAGGTGGCTCCATTGAGATCGGTTTTGCAAGAGCCGGTTTCACTACAATAA
- the lpdA gene encoding dihydrolipoyl dehydrogenase, whose amino-acid sequence MNPRKLILLLVVALLVFAFFLFDLDKVLTLDYFKSQRDGIISWKASNPVLATLVFFVIYVAVTALSLPGAAVMTLAIGAVFGFLWGFVLVSFASTIGATLAFLIARFLLRDLVQDRYGDRLKAINDGMRKDGAFYLFTLRLVPIFPFFVINLLMGLTPIRTWTFYWVSQLGMLAGTAVYVNAGTQLATLDSASGILSPGLIGSFVLLGIFPLLAKRLVDLIKRQKVLKDWERPEAYDQNLVVIGGGSAGLVSAYIAAAVKSQVTLIEKHKMGGDCLNTGCVPSKALIRSARILGQSRRAKEWGFDAIDVKYNFRNIMERVQKVVKEVEPHDSVERYTGLGVEVIEGEARITSPYSVEVNGIEIRTPHIIVATGAGPFVPPITGIDQFDYLTSDNLWQLRELPERLLVLGGGPIGCELSQAFARFGSQVTIVEMMPRLMIREDEDVADLVTQRFKEEGINLMVGYKAVEFTKQEGENLLICEHEGEQAKVPFDRVLVAVGRKPNTSGFGLEELKVALNPNGTIETDEYLQTSIPTIYACGDVAGPYQFTHTAGHQAWYAAVNSLFGVFRRFKVDYSVIPFATFTDPEVARVGLNEQEAEQKGIEYEVTRFDLSELDRAIAEGEAHGMVKVLTPPDKDRILGATIVGENAGELIGEFTAAMKHGFGLNKILGTIHIYPTLFEANKYVAGAWKRAHTPETLLSWVERYHAWRRG is encoded by the coding sequence ATGAACCCCCGTAAACTTATTCTCCTGCTAGTGGTGGCACTGCTGGTGTTTGCCTTTTTTCTGTTCGATCTGGACAAGGTCCTGACCCTCGACTATTTCAAATCCCAGCGGGATGGAATTATCTCATGGAAGGCTTCTAACCCAGTGTTGGCAACCCTGGTTTTCTTTGTAATTTATGTGGCGGTGACGGCGCTCTCTCTGCCGGGTGCGGCAGTCATGACCTTGGCAATAGGTGCGGTTTTCGGCTTTCTGTGGGGGTTTGTCTTGGTATCGTTTGCCTCCACCATCGGCGCCACTCTGGCCTTTCTGATTGCTCGTTTCCTGCTTAGGGATCTGGTCCAGGACCGATATGGAGATCGTTTGAAGGCGATCAATGATGGGATGCGTAAGGATGGAGCCTTCTATCTCTTCACCTTGCGCTTGGTACCGATATTTCCCTTCTTCGTAATCAATCTACTCATGGGGCTGACCCCCATCCGTACCTGGACCTTCTACTGGGTCAGCCAGCTCGGCATGTTGGCGGGAACGGCTGTCTACGTAAACGCAGGTACCCAGCTTGCCACCCTGGATTCGGCTTCAGGCATCCTTTCACCCGGATTGATCGGTTCTTTTGTGCTTCTGGGTATCTTTCCGCTGCTGGCAAAAAGATTGGTTGATCTAATTAAACGACAGAAGGTACTGAAAGACTGGGAGCGCCCTGAGGCATACGATCAAAATTTGGTGGTGATCGGCGGTGGTTCCGCAGGACTGGTCTCAGCCTATATCGCCGCGGCGGTGAAGTCCCAGGTGACCCTGATAGAAAAACACAAGATGGGCGGTGATTGCCTGAATACAGGTTGTGTACCATCCAAGGCGCTTATCCGCAGCGCGCGCATCCTGGGCCAGAGCCGCAGGGCCAAGGAGTGGGGCTTCGATGCCATCGATGTCAAATACAACTTCCGTAACATCATGGAACGGGTACAAAAGGTTGTCAAAGAGGTTGAGCCGCACGATTCGGTGGAGCGCTATACAGGACTGGGTGTGGAGGTCATCGAGGGCGAGGCGCGCATCACGTCACCCTACAGCGTGGAGGTTAACGGTATAGAAATAAGAACCCCCCACATCATCGTCGCCACAGGTGCCGGCCCCTTCGTACCCCCGATAACCGGCATTGATCAATTCGACTACCTGACCTCGGATAATCTCTGGCAACTGCGTGAATTACCTGAACGGCTGTTAGTATTGGGAGGCGGACCGATCGGCTGTGAATTGTCCCAGGCCTTTGCCCGATTCGGCAGCCAGGTCACCATTGTGGAAATGATGCCCAGACTGATGATTCGTGAAGATGAAGATGTTGCTGATCTGGTGACGCAACGCTTCAAGGAGGAGGGCATCAACCTGATGGTTGGGTACAAGGCGGTGGAGTTTACCAAACAGGAGGGTGAGAATCTGCTGATCTGCGAACATGAGGGGGAGCAGGCAAAAGTACCATTCGACCGGGTATTGGTTGCGGTGGGTCGAAAACCCAATACCAGTGGTTTTGGCCTGGAGGAGTTGAAGGTGGCGCTTAATCCAAACGGCACCATAGAGACCGATGAGTATCTGCAGACATCCATCCCCACCATCTATGCCTGCGGCGATGTGGCTGGCCCATACCAGTTCACCCATACCGCTGGCCACCAGGCCTGGTATGCGGCTGTGAATAGCCTGTTTGGTGTATTTCGTCGCTTCAAGGTGGATTACTCAGTGATCCCGTTTGCAACCTTTACCGATCCGGAAGTGGCGCGGGTGGGTCTCAATGAACAAGAGGCAGAGCAGAAGGGCATCGAATACGAGGTAACCAGGTTCGATCTCTCGGAACTGGATCGGGCAATCGCGGAGGGAGAGGCCCATGGGATGGTGAAGGTTCTGACACCACCGGATAAGGACCGGATTCTCGGTGCCACCATCGTCGGTGAGAATGCGGGTGAATTGATCGGTGAATTCACTGCTGCCATGAAGCATGGTTTTGGCTTGAACAAGATACTCGGCACGATACATATCTACCCAACCCTGTTCGAGGCCAATAAATATGTTGCCGGTGCCTGGAAACGTGCCCATACACCTGAAACCCTATTGTCATGGGTGGAGCGTTATCATGCCTGGCGACGGGGGTAG
- the phbB gene encoding acetoacetyl-CoA reductase yields MSCKDKLAVVTGGMGGIGTAICLRLAQEGAKVIATCHPAEVDQVDAWVKSQKQQGAEIDVVAGDVSTPEGGTALMNEIVEKNGPVDILVNCAGITRDSTMKKMTSEQWDAVIDTNLSSAFYVTSPVWNSMIERGFGRVINISSVNGQRGQFGQANYSAAKAGMHGFTMALAYEGAAKGVTINTVSPGYIETSMTAAMRDDVRDAIVSGIPMRRMGQPEEIAHAVAFLADDNSTYVTGANLPVNGGLFIH; encoded by the coding sequence ATGAGCTGTAAAGACAAACTCGCTGTTGTCACTGGTGGTATGGGCGGTATCGGCACCGCGATCTGTTTGCGCCTTGCCCAAGAAGGGGCAAAGGTTATCGCTACCTGTCACCCGGCAGAAGTTGACCAGGTGGATGCCTGGGTGAAAAGCCAAAAGCAACAAGGTGCAGAAATTGACGTCGTTGCCGGTGATGTTTCCACCCCTGAGGGCGGAACGGCCTTGATGAACGAGATTGTCGAAAAAAATGGTCCGGTGGATATCCTGGTCAATTGTGCCGGCATCACCCGGGATTCGACCATGAAAAAGATGACATCAGAGCAGTGGGATGCGGTCATCGATACCAACCTGAGCAGCGCTTTCTATGTTACCAGTCCGGTTTGGAACAGCATGATCGAACGCGGTTTCGGTCGAGTCATCAACATCTCATCGGTCAACGGACAGCGTGGGCAATTCGGTCAGGCCAACTATTCTGCAGCCAAAGCGGGTATGCATGGCTTTACCATGGCATTGGCCTACGAAGGAGCGGCGAAGGGCGTAACCATCAATACCGTCTCCCCCGGTTACATCGAGACCTCAATGACCGCTGCGATGCGCGACGATGTTCGCGATGCCATCGTCAGTGGCATCCCCATGCGCCGCATGGGTCAGCCTGAGGAGATTGCTCATGCGGTCGCCTTCCTCGCTGATGACAACAGCACCTACGTTACTGGCGCCAATCTGCCCGTCAATGGTGGCCTGTTTATCCATTAA
- a CDS encoding phasin family protein: MAKAKENIEMISEFNTAGYESFRQLSDISLNAWNQVMDAQMSTLNTLMNTSMEQMKLVSEAKDYHEVVRGQMDLSRKLGEDLMGKTREAVELSQKTGEEVRAWYETNLAAANEKISKVAEKAA, from the coding sequence ATGGCTAAAGCGAAAGAGAACATCGAGATGATTAGTGAATTCAACACTGCCGGTTACGAAAGTTTCCGTCAACTGAGCGACATCAGCCTAAATGCCTGGAATCAGGTCATGGATGCACAGATGAGCACCCTGAACACCCTCATGAACACCAGCATGGAACAGATGAAGCTGGTTTCTGAAGCCAAGGACTACCATGAGGTCGTCCGCGGTCAGATGGATCTGAGCCGTAAACTGGGTGAAGATCTGATGGGCAAGACCCGCGAGGCTGTAGAGCTGAGCCAGAAAACCGGCGAAGAAGTACGCGCTTGGTACGAGACCAATCTGGCTGCCGCTAACGAGAAGATCAGCAAGGTCGCGGAAAAGGCTGCTTAA
- the phaR gene encoding polyhydroxyalkanoate synthesis repressor PhaR, with translation MSDRIIKKYPNRRLYDTEQSKYITLTQLRQLIISGESIKVVDSTSEEDITRNILLQIILETESGGEPLFTANMLSQIIRFYGGTLQGIFGNYLEQSLGMFTAQQEQLKKNMGEDPFTAMTNLAQNNMKIWTDLQKDFFTAAGFSNTKKDDS, from the coding sequence ATGTCTGATCGCATTATTAAAAAATATCCCAACCGTCGGTTGTACGATACTGAGCAGAGTAAATACATAACCCTGACCCAGTTGCGCCAACTGATTATCAGCGGTGAATCGATCAAGGTGGTGGATTCCACCTCTGAGGAAGACATTACCCGCAATATCCTGCTACAGATCATTCTAGAGACAGAATCTGGCGGTGAACCCCTCTTCACAGCCAATATGCTCTCCCAGATCATTCGTTTTTACGGCGGCACCCTGCAGGGAATATTCGGCAACTATCTGGAACAGAGCCTCGGTATGTTCACTGCCCAGCAGGAGCAACTGAAAAAGAATATGGGTGAAGACCCATTTACCGCCATGACCAATCTGGCCCAGAACAACATGAAAATATGGACAGATTTACAGAAGGATTTTTTTACTGCGGCAGGTTTTTCCAATACGAAAAAAGATGATTCATAA
- a CDS encoding acetyl-CoA C-acetyltransferase, producing MSENIVIVDAARSAIGTFGGSLAGIPGHQLGANIIKGLLERTGVKPELVDEVILGQVLTAGSGQNPARQAAIAAGLPVETSALTINKVCGSGLKAVHLAMQAVACGDAEVVIAGGQENMSMAPHVLPNSRKGSKMGDWKLIDTMITDGLWDAFNNYHMGTTAENIAGKFNLSREDQDAFAAVSQQKAEAALNENVFADEIIPVEIPQRRGDPIIFDRDEFPRPGTTAESLGKLRPAFSKEGSVTAGNASGLNDGAAVVMVMSETKAKELGLTPMARIVAFASAGVDPSIMGTGPIPASSKCLERAGWQIDDLDRIEANEAFAAQAMCVNQEMGWDTGKVNVHGGAIALGHPIGASGCRVLVTLLHEMKRSGSQKGLATLCIGGGQGVAMAVEKA from the coding sequence GTGAGTGAGAATATCGTCATCGTCGACGCAGCCCGAAGCGCTATCGGTACATTTGGTGGCAGCCTTGCTGGTATCCCTGGCCATCAGCTCGGCGCAAATATTATCAAGGGTCTGCTTGAGCGTACCGGGGTTAAACCGGAACTGGTGGATGAAGTGATCCTTGGCCAGGTTCTGACTGCGGGAAGCGGCCAGAATCCCGCCCGACAGGCAGCCATAGCCGCCGGATTACCGGTTGAAACATCCGCCCTGACCATCAACAAGGTCTGCGGCAGCGGCCTGAAAGCGGTACATTTAGCCATGCAGGCCGTGGCCTGTGGTGATGCGGAGGTGGTCATCGCCGGCGGTCAGGAAAACATGAGCATGGCCCCCCATGTCCTCCCCAATTCGCGCAAAGGCAGCAAAATGGGTGATTGGAAATTGATCGACACTATGATTACCGATGGCCTTTGGGACGCATTCAACAACTACCATATGGGCACCACCGCCGAGAATATCGCTGGGAAATTCAATCTCAGCCGTGAGGACCAGGATGCCTTTGCAGCCGTCTCGCAACAGAAGGCAGAGGCCGCCTTGAATGAGAATGTCTTCGCCGATGAGATCATCCCCGTAGAAATCCCGCAGCGCAGAGGCGATCCCATCATCTTCGATCGGGATGAATTTCCCCGCCCGGGTACTACTGCAGAGTCTCTCGGCAAACTGCGCCCCGCTTTTTCCAAAGAGGGTAGTGTCACTGCAGGCAACGCCTCCGGACTCAACGATGGCGCCGCGGTGGTGATGGTAATGAGCGAGACCAAGGCAAAGGAGCTGGGGCTCACCCCTATGGCACGGATCGTTGCCTTCGCATCTGCCGGTGTTGATCCCTCAATCATGGGCACCGGTCCCATACCCGCATCGAGCAAGTGCCTGGAAAGAGCCGGCTGGCAGATCGATGACCTGGACAGGATCGAGGCCAACGAGGCCTTTGCAGCCCAGGCCATGTGCGTGAATCAGGAGATGGGTTGGGATACTGGCAAGGTGAACGTCCATGGTGGCGCCATCGCTTTGGGACACCCGATAGGGGCATCCGGGTGCCGCGTGTTGGTCACCCTGCTGCATGAGATGAAACGCAGTGGCTCGCAGAAGGGCCTGGCCACCCTATGTATCGGTGGTGGCCAAGGTGTCGCCATGGCGGTGGAGAAAGCCTGA
- the phaE gene encoding class III poly(R)-hydroxyalkanoic acid synthase subunit PhaE, whose amino-acid sequence MSESAFWNEDWMKTQQKYWENWTDMSRQAMGMKQPVKSPMESAMEHWWQGLSPGTNDMTRDFMNKMMAQTQSYFRMAEGYYKNAGDSQSWMDTANRTVADLQKLFSGNMESVFGNSEAAGDDALHKMMAFWEMPMDNWQRMISSLSLMPGDLLRNMPHSGGLDRFLSAPGLGYTREEERQYKQLTQRVVEYQRCLGEYMGFFSNLGLLSANRLKEKIDSLMDEGKQVDSARGLYDLWVGSSEEVYGEQVMTPEYAKIHGRLVNSLMGLKQKLGQLVDEALGGLNMPTRRELRTLQDRLQESRRDTKAMRAEIELLKEQLIEMRNLATSKPEASAAKTKKSSAPKKKAVAKKRVAAKKA is encoded by the coding sequence ATGAGTGAATCTGCATTCTGGAACGAGGACTGGATGAAGACCCAGCAGAAATACTGGGAAAACTGGACCGATATGAGCCGTCAGGCAATGGGAATGAAGCAGCCGGTGAAGTCACCTATGGAGAGTGCAATGGAGCACTGGTGGCAGGGCCTGTCACCCGGGACCAATGACATGACCCGTGATTTTATGAACAAGATGATGGCCCAGACCCAAAGTTATTTCCGTATGGCCGAGGGTTATTACAAGAATGCCGGTGATAGCCAGAGCTGGATGGATACGGCCAATCGCACAGTTGCCGATCTGCAGAAGCTGTTTAGCGGGAACATGGAGAGTGTTTTCGGCAACTCCGAGGCCGCTGGCGACGATGCCCTGCATAAGATGATGGCCTTCTGGGAGATGCCGATGGATAACTGGCAGCGGATGATCTCCTCACTCTCCCTGATGCCCGGCGATCTGCTGCGCAACATGCCCCATAGCGGTGGTCTGGATCGTTTTCTCAGCGCTCCCGGTCTCGGTTATACCCGGGAAGAGGAGAGACAGTACAAGCAGCTGACGCAGCGTGTCGTGGAATACCAGCGTTGCCTGGGCGAATACATGGGATTCTTTTCCAACCTGGGTCTGCTTTCGGCCAATCGCTTGAAAGAGAAGATCGATTCGCTGATGGATGAGGGCAAACAGGTGGATAGCGCCCGTGGACTCTATGATCTCTGGGTCGGCAGTAGCGAAGAGGTCTACGGTGAACAGGTGATGACTCCTGAATATGCCAAGATTCACGGTCGCCTGGTGAACAGCCTGATGGGGCTGAAACAGAAGCTTGGTCAGTTGGTGGATGAGGCGCTGGGTGGTTTGAATATGCCAACCCGCAGGGAGCTGCGCACCCTGCAGGATCGTCTCCAGGAATCACGCCGCGACACCAAGGCCATGCGAGCCGAGATCGAACTGCTGAAAGAGCAGCTCATCGAAATGCGCAATCTGGCGACTAGCAAGCCAGAGGCGAGTGCGGCCAAGACGAAGAAGAGTTCTGCGCCGAAGAAAAAGGCAGTGGCGAAAAAAAGAGTGGCTGCCAAGAAGGCCTAG
- a CDS encoding class III poly(R)-hydroxyalkanoic acid synthase subunit PhaC: protein MFDYSRKLGKGVENLLNSEKIDTGVTPKVEVYQEDKLSLYRYESPADVVQNSVPTLIVYALVNRPYMTDIQENRSTIRNLLAAGQDVYLIDWGYPDEADRAVTMDDYINGYMDRCVDVIRKRHKLDKINILGICQGGAFSLCYSSLHPDKVKNLITMVTPVDFKTPDNMLSAWVQHMDVDLLIDTLGNVPGELLNWTFLSLKPFSLTGQKYLSMVDVLEDEDKLKNFLRMEKWIFDSPDQAGETFRQFVKDFYQNNGFLEGGVTIGGRPVDLKNVTCPVLNIYAEQDHLVPPDSSRALRNLTGTKDYTELSFPGGHIGIYVSGKAQKQVPPAIGKWLDERS, encoded by the coding sequence ATGTTCGACTACAGCCGTAAACTGGGTAAGGGGGTTGAGAACCTATTGAATTCCGAAAAGATCGATACCGGTGTAACCCCAAAGGTAGAGGTCTACCAGGAAGACAAATTGAGTCTCTACCGCTATGAATCGCCCGCCGATGTGGTTCAGAATTCAGTACCGACCTTGATTGTCTATGCCTTGGTGAATCGACCCTATATGACGGACATTCAGGAGAATCGCTCCACCATACGCAATCTTCTGGCGGCGGGGCAGGATGTCTACCTGATAGATTGGGGATATCCCGATGAGGCGGATCGGGCGGTGACCATGGATGACTATATCAACGGTTACATGGACCGTTGCGTGGATGTGATCCGCAAACGTCATAAACTCGATAAGATCAATATTCTGGGCATCTGTCAGGGTGGTGCCTTCAGCCTCTGTTACAGCTCGTTGCATCCCGATAAGGTCAAGAATCTAATTACCATGGTCACACCGGTGGATTTCAAGACCCCGGACAATATGCTTTCCGCCTGGGTTCAGCATATGGACGTGGATCTGTTGATCGACACCCTGGGTAATGTGCCGGGTGAGCTCCTTAACTGGACCTTTCTCTCACTCAAACCTTTCAGTCTCACCGGCCAGAAGTATCTGAGCATGGTGGATGTGCTGGAGGATGAGGATAAGCTGAAGAACTTCCTGCGTATGGAGAAGTGGATTTTCGACAGTCCCGATCAAGCGGGTGAGACCTTCAGGCAATTCGTGAAGGATTTTTATCAGAACAACGGTTTTCTGGAAGGCGGTGTAACAATTGGTGGCCGCCCTGTGGATTTGAAGAACGTTACCTGTCCTGTGCTCAATATCTATGCGGAGCAGGACCACCTGGTGCCCCCTGATTCCTCCCGAGCACTGCGTAATCTGACCGGCACCAAGGACTATACCGAGCTCTCCTTCCCTGGTGGACATATCGGTATCTATGTCAGCGGTAAGGCGCAAAAGCAGGTGCCGCCCGCAATTGGCAAGTGGTTGGACGAACGTTCCTGA
- the nhaA gene encoding Na+/H+ antiporter NhaA, producing MAQEREYSNEISKWLQDFIRQDSASGILLIIAAVLALVLENSPLSWFYDALLDTPVEIRIGELQLAKPLLLWINDGLMAVFFMLIGLEVKREFLEGELSRPDQIILPGLGAIGGMLVPAAIYYWLNHGDPAALNGWAIPAATDIAFALGVISLLGRRVPVSLRVFLMALAIFDDLGAIIIIAIFYTADLSFASLIIALVAIVVLFVLNIMNVSRVSAYVLVGVILWIAVLKSGVHATLAGVILGLMIPLKDANNSQRSPLKEVEHGLHQWVALLIVPIFAFANAGVSLSGLTFESLLEPIPLGIAAGLFLGKQIGIMLFCGVAIMLGFAKLPSGASWSGFYATTILCGIGFTMSLFIASLAFEQGGTSTIIMGDRLGILLGSALSAVVGFLILKMLNPAIAEGGSRSD from the coding sequence ATGGCACAAGAAAGAGAATACTCGAACGAAATATCGAAATGGTTGCAGGATTTTATCCGCCAGGATTCCGCCAGTGGCATACTTTTGATTATTGCCGCTGTATTGGCCTTGGTGCTTGAGAACTCACCCTTGAGTTGGTTCTATGATGCCCTGCTTGATACGCCCGTTGAGATTCGCATCGGTGAGCTGCAACTTGCCAAACCCCTGTTGCTGTGGATCAACGACGGTTTGATGGCGGTATTTTTTATGTTGATCGGGCTCGAAGTGAAGCGGGAGTTTCTTGAGGGAGAGCTCTCCCGCCCGGACCAGATCATTCTGCCCGGATTGGGTGCGATCGGTGGCATGCTGGTACCCGCTGCCATCTATTACTGGTTGAATCACGGCGATCCGGCAGCCTTGAACGGCTGGGCGATCCCCGCCGCCACGGATATCGCCTTTGCCCTTGGGGTTATATCCCTGTTAGGCAGGCGTGTGCCTGTTTCCCTGCGGGTCTTTTTGATGGCACTGGCAATCTTCGATGACCTGGGGGCGATAATCATAATCGCCATCTTCTATACCGCGGACCTATCCTTTGCCAGCCTGATCATCGCCCTGGTGGCAATTGTGGTGCTGTTTGTCTTGAACATAATGAACGTGTCCCGGGTTTCAGCCTATGTGCTGGTGGGAGTGATTCTCTGGATTGCGGTATTGAAATCTGGCGTACATGCCACCTTGGCAGGCGTGATCCTCGGACTCATGATCCCTCTCAAGGATGCAAACAACAGTCAACGTTCTCCTCTCAAGGAGGTGGAGCATGGACTGCATCAATGGGTGGCGCTGTTGATTGTACCCATATTTGCATTTGCCAATGCGGGTGTATCCCTCTCGGGTCTGACCTTTGAGTCATTGCTTGAGCCGATACCACTGGGCATAGCCGCGGGTCTCTTTCTCGGTAAGCAGATCGGTATCATGCTGTTTTGTGGTGTAGCCATCATGCTTGGTTTTGCCAAGCTACCCAGCGGTGCCAGCTGGTCGGGTTTCTATGCGACCACGATACTGTGCGGCATCGGTTTCACCATGAGTCTCTTTATTGCATCGCTGGCCTTTGAACAGGGAGGTACCAGCACTATTATCATGGGAGACCGCCTAGGTATCCTGCTTGGCTCCGCACTTTCCGCCGTGGTTGGGTTTCTGATTCTGAAAATGTTGAATCCCGCAATCGCCGAGGGAGGATCGAGGTCTGACTAA
- a CDS encoding NAD(P)H-binding protein yields MKVALLGGTGFVGHYLTEKLLQHGHTPRLLVREDSSHSFKPTQPFEWVSGDIEDNKSLRRLLTGVDAVIYNIGILREYPSKGITFDKLQHEWVIKTASVAKEQGIKRFLLMSANGVELGLTPYQKTKLAAENHLPGSGLDWTIFRPSVIFGNPHGRLEFVTMLKRDIIDSPLPAPLFYEGLIPSKPGGFELSPVHVEDVAESFVLSLDRPETYSDIYTLGGPQNLTWREILKTIAETLGKHKLMLPVPAFAPSLAAAALDRFPWFPISRDQIRMLLKGNVCSGEKIFNLCQIQPHSFDKESLGYIVENGG; encoded by the coding sequence ATGAAAGTGGCACTATTGGGCGGCACTGGCTTTGTCGGTCACTATTTGACGGAGAAACTGCTACAACATGGTCATACACCCAGACTATTGGTTAGAGAGGACTCTTCTCACTCATTCAAACCAACCCAACCTTTCGAGTGGGTAAGCGGGGATATCGAAGATAATAAATCACTTAGGCGTCTACTGACCGGGGTCGACGCGGTGATCTACAACATCGGTATCCTCAGGGAATATCCCTCCAAGGGAATCACCTTCGACAAACTTCAGCACGAGTGGGTCATCAAAACCGCTTCTGTGGCAAAAGAACAGGGGATCAAACGTTTTCTCCTGATGAGTGCCAACGGTGTCGAACTTGGTCTGACGCCCTACCAGAAGACCAAATTGGCCGCGGAAAACCACCTCCCAGGCAGTGGCCTTGATTGGACTATTTTCCGCCCTTCCGTAATCTTCGGCAATCCCCATGGAAGGCTTGAATTCGTCACCATGCTGAAGCGGGATATCATCGACTCTCCCCTACCCGCACCACTATTTTATGAAGGCCTGATCCCCTCCAAACCCGGTGGTTTCGAGCTCTCTCCGGTACACGTGGAGGATGTGGCCGAGTCCTTTGTTTTATCACTTGACAGGCCAGAGACCTACAGTGATATCTACACCCTGGGCGGCCCGCAAAACCTCACCTGGCGAGAGATATTGAAAACCATCGCTGAAACCCTTGGTAAGCACAAGCTCATGCTTCCGGTACCGGCATTCGCCCCTTCATTGGCCGCAGCCGCACTCGATAGATTCCCATGGTTTCCCATCAGTCGAGACCAGATTCGCATGTTACTGAAGGGAAATGTCTGCAGTGGCGAAAAGATATTCAACCTCTGCCAGATACAACCGCACAGCTTTGACAAAGAGAGCCTCGGCTATATCGTGGAAAACGGGGGCTGA